The bacterium genome includes the window CCAGCTGCTCCAACACCGTCCGTTTGTTGACCGCTTTGCCCTTCAGCTGAGACACGCTGTAGGTTTCGACAAGATGGGCATCGGTCTCCGGGTTCCATACGCTGTAATCGATGCCGTCCATCACCTCGGTGACATGCTCTTTGCGACGTTTAAGCACGTCGTACAGGCCATACGCCAGCTCCGGATTTTTCCACAGCTGGGCAAGATAGGTTCCGCCGCTGGCACTGATCAGATGCGCGTTCATGATCCCGGCTTTGAGCAGATTGGCGCGGCCGTTGTGCACCAGCTCGCCATACGCCGGATCGCTTTTCTGCAGTCCCGCCTGTTTCAACACCGCTTCGGGAAAAATCCCCTGGCGCTTGAAATCATGGATCGACAGCAGGGTTGCACATTTGGCAAAAAAAGGATCATCGCGGTACTCGTTCTTCACCAGCCAGGGGATCAGCGCTGTGGGCCAATCGTTGCAAAAGATCAACTGTGGCTCCCAATGCAACAGTTTGCTGGTTTCCATGACCGCCCGGCTGAACAGGATGTAGCGCATGGCGTTTTCGCCGGTCTCTTGACCGGTCTTGGGATCAGCCCCAGAATCCAATTTGTCGAAATATGGCTTATAGTCCAAAAAATAGACTTGAACCTTGGTCTCAGGTAAAAAAGCGGATTTTGCATTGACCACGTATTGAAGATCGCCCGTTTGGATGGGGATCTCTTTCAGGCGAATCACTTCCCGCAATGTATACTTACGCTCACTGATGGTGCCGTATTTAGGCATCATGACGCGGATATCATGGCCCATTTCAAAAAGCGCTTTAGGCAAGGCGTTGGCTATCTCGGCGATGCGGCCATTTTTAACAAAGGGTGCAACTTCTGAGGCGAGATATAAAATTCGCAGCCGGGTCTTCATGCTGAATAGCCCTGTTTTAGTAACCTGTTAGTATTTCAAAGGGGTAAACCGTCGATCCATTAGACTCTATAAGATATTAAATTTTATTGACAAAATCAATAAAAAATCGCCTCAGCCAAGCTCACTGAGGCGATTCAAAGGGATGGAATCCAACGGCAGCCTACAACCGGGCGAGATACTCCTTAGCTCGCTGCCGGTATTCGCTGTCCGGATAATTGACGATCAGCTTTTCAAACTCGTCCTTGGCTTTCTCCACATTGCCGATGCGAAGATAGCACAACCCCAGTTTAAGTTGACTGTCGTCGTATTTGTCCGAATCGCTGTAGG containing:
- a CDS encoding glycogen synthase — encoded protein: MKTRLRILYLASEVAPFVKNGRIAEIANALPKALFEMGHDIRVMMPKYGTISERKYTLREVIRLKEIPIQTGDLQYVVNAKSAFLPETKVQVYFLDYKPYFDKLDSGADPKTGQETGENAMRYILFSRAVMETSKLLHWEPQLIFCNDWPTALIPWLVKNEYRDDPFFAKCATLLSIHDFKRQGIFPEAVLKQAGLQKSDPAYGELVHNGRANLLKAGIMNAHLISASGGTYLAQLWKNPELAYGLYDVLKRRKEHVTEVMDGIDYSVWNPETDAHLVETYSVSQLKGKAVNKRTVLEQL